In Candidatus Defluviibacterium haderslevense, the following are encoded in one genomic region:
- a CDS encoding GNAT family N-acetyltransferase, protein MIIREARVDDIDQYMLVRMAVKENILSNPTLVTRKDNEDYLTQFGKGWVCEIDQRIVGFAIVGLKQHNIWALFVHPDFEGQGIGRQLHDIMLDWYFDQTQEAVWLGTSPNTRAEQFYRKSGWEEIGVHGKGEIKFEMTYDRWINRI, encoded by the coding sequence ATGATCATTAGGGAAGCACGTGTAGATGATATCGACCAATATATGCTAGTAAGGATGGCCGTAAAGGAGAACATCTTAAGCAATCCTACATTGGTCACTCGGAAAGATAATGAAGATTATTTAACACAATTTGGCAAGGGCTGGGTTTGTGAAATAGATCAGCGAATTGTTGGATTTGCCATTGTTGGTTTAAAACAACACAATATTTGGGCCTTATTTGTGCATCCGGACTTTGAAGGTCAAGGAATAGGTAGACAGCTTCACGACATTATGCTCGACTGGTATTTTGATCAAACGCAAGAAGCTGTTTGGTTAGGAACCTCGCCCAATACAAGAGCCGAACAATTTTATAGAAAATCCGGCTGGGAAGAAATTGGAGTGCATGGGAAAGGGGAGATTAAGTTTGAAATGACTTATGATCGTTGGATTAATAGAATATGA
- a CDS encoding T9SS type A sorting domain-containing protein has product MQRKIPIIYSILIFFANQFLFAQEIKVVIVDSSGQRDSVVFGFNPNSKIGEDPNLGEINLHGTPMKPFEIRIIQRDSSSYFNCDSNYIPRREIYASNFDSKINIKPFDLNNIQSRTFEIIIKSKNLAKISFSSELIDLGLGTDYELCHDTCSACVIMEILQSTKEFDLMSFNPRLIQLQKIKLISQNINTATKLEKISNNYKVYPIPAKNYFWVDNPELDILQIEVFDLFGRSVIRKVSNNNESAIKIAINDIINGSYLIKIRTRKETIIRQLIVAN; this is encoded by the coding sequence ATGCAAAGGAAAATACCAATAATATATTCCATACTGATATTTTTTGCCAATCAGTTTTTGTTTGCACAAGAAATCAAAGTGGTGATTGTTGATTCCTCCGGACAAAGAGATTCAGTTGTATTTGGTTTCAATCCAAATTCAAAAATAGGGGAGGACCCTAATTTAGGAGAAATTAACTTGCATGGCACACCCATGAAACCATTTGAGATTAGAATAATCCAAAGAGATTCTTCAAGTTATTTTAACTGTGATTCAAATTACATTCCCAGAAGAGAAATTTATGCCAGCAATTTCGATTCTAAAATTAATATCAAACCCTTTGACCTTAACAATATTCAATCAAGAACTTTTGAAATAATAATTAAAAGTAAAAACTTAGCGAAAATATCATTTTCAAGTGAGTTGATAGATTTGGGCCTAGGAACAGATTATGAATTATGCCATGATACTTGCAGTGCATGTGTAATCATGGAAATACTTCAATCCACAAAAGAATTTGATCTAATGTCGTTTAACCCTAGATTAATACAATTGCAAAAAATCAAACTCATTTCACAGAACATTAATACAGCTACTAAACTTGAAAAAATTTCTAACAATTACAAGGTGTATCCAATTCCTGCAAAGAATTACTTTTGGGTAGATAATCCTGAATTGGATATTTTGCAAATTGAGGTCTTTGATCTTTTTGGGAGAAGTGTTATAAGAAAAGTTAGCAATAACAATGAGTCTGCTATTAAAATTGCAATTAATGATATTATTAATGGGTCCTATTTAATTAAAATACGAACCAGAAAAGAAACTATAATCAGACAATTAATAGTAGCGAATTAA
- a CDS encoding polysaccharide deacetylase family protein, translating to MGGGKMVISLDFELYWGVTDSKSIDAYQSNILGVQSVIPKLLYLFDQYQIKATFAIVGFLFCHNKKELLEHLPKTLPQYKNKKLSPYINQIEKMKDDDLTQAYYFAPELIQLIKNHSQHEIATHTFSHYYCLEPGQQATDFFYDLEAALKIASEYQVNITSIVFPRNQYNKAYVNLCEELGIQCYRGNPNHWIYQADVNKTFLWIKKGIRLLDHYINITGHHCYERIRSKHDSIKNIQASRFLRPYTPSLSWIESMRLQRILSSMTHAAKNNLTFHLWWHPHNFGIHQQANFKFLESILKHYQYLNVTYQFSSCTMAECARSQQ from the coding sequence ATGGGAGGCGGAAAGATGGTTATATCACTGGACTTTGAACTTTATTGGGGTGTCACAGATTCTAAATCAATTGATGCTTATCAAAGTAATATATTGGGTGTACAATCTGTAATTCCAAAACTATTGTATTTATTTGACCAATATCAAATTAAAGCTACTTTTGCAATAGTTGGATTTCTTTTTTGTCACAATAAAAAAGAATTATTAGAACATCTTCCAAAGACATTGCCTCAATATAAAAACAAGAAGCTGTCTCCATATATAAATCAAATTGAAAAAATGAAGGATGATGATTTGACACAGGCATACTATTTTGCTCCGGAATTGATCCAACTTATTAAAAATCATTCACAACATGAAATTGCTACGCATACCTTTTCGCATTATTACTGTTTAGAACCTGGGCAACAAGCTACAGATTTTTTTTATGATCTGGAAGCTGCTTTAAAAATAGCATCGGAATATCAAGTCAACATTACATCTATTGTGTTTCCCAGAAACCAATATAATAAGGCATACGTAAATCTATGTGAAGAATTAGGGATACAATGTTATAGAGGAAATCCTAATCATTGGATTTATCAAGCTGATGTAAATAAAACATTTCTTTGGATTAAAAAGGGAATTCGTCTATTGGACCATTATATAAATATTACAGGGCATCATTGTTATGAAAGAATTAGGTCAAAGCATGACTCGATAAAGAATATTCAGGCTAGCCGTTTTCTTAGACCCTATACCCCATCTTTATCTTGGATTGAATCCATGCGTCTTCAAAGAATATTATCTTCTATGACTCATGCAGCTAAAAACAATTTGACCTTTCATCTATGGTGGCATCCGCATAATTTTGGAATTCATCAGCAAGCTAATTTTAAATTTTTAGAATCCATCTTAAAGCATTATCAGTATTTAAATGTTACATACCAATTTTCTAGTTGTACTATGGCAGAATGTGCTCGTTCACAACAATAA
- a CDS encoding DUF4375 domain-containing protein → MTLYDPNIKEISWQSVVRQLFIMGLMIMIYYLTGFSKPFIYGCATYTLLSFILRTVVPQSHNKGVRLIKKEKYDDAIQCFQMSINFFNKNKLLDKFGFIFLLNSSTMTYEEMGVCNIIYCLCQSGERTRGAEMYRQLIKDLPNIKKYISSNLTATKVNLELYQSDSIEIIDSLNNTINESIERKIEGDLFDTIDEALQVRPEISKVDFYRLHAMEFNWIILEPISQMVTDYNERHTKILIDSIKIISAEQKLLYFWWYLDGQVGNGGFSQFIYNGYDRYFPTILNGLKLLPNQSYYNLVKSVYNYYLNSDLHNFDRNNLNYFEDKFYENSILSLADSKYYKLSKQLYSDIEEFIRLNQSKFIQPIDEDFSGIAEYRKGEIYETLEVKNGIANGQYNKYENGIIIEDITYADGQIKREKMYINGLLSTDYYMDETDLNLKHSFEYYPNGNLKQYRKQLVSDEHNSNLIFEDVYHENKIIKSEHRLDNNNVIHIKKYFTSGKIRSYRKLYNRYDPNVERYDEFIICYNENGKQILFEGNGIFEDLHEYEYGKTFYKHIYVCKNYLAHGKSKLYKNGKLSLVSNYINGFEDGITIDYNEDGKEEQRRVMKNGKMIKRIES, encoded by the coding sequence ATGACCTTATACGATCCAAATATTAAAGAAATTTCATGGCAATCTGTAGTCCGTCAATTATTTATTATGGGATTAATGATCATGATTTATTACTTAACTGGATTTTCTAAGCCATTTATTTATGGCTGTGCCACATACACTCTATTATCTTTTATACTTAGAACCGTTGTTCCTCAAAGTCATAATAAAGGAGTGAGACTTATTAAAAAAGAAAAATATGATGATGCTATTCAATGCTTTCAAATGAGCATCAATTTTTTTAATAAAAATAAATTACTTGACAAATTTGGCTTCATATTTTTGTTAAATTCATCAACAATGACCTACGAAGAAATGGGAGTTTGCAATATAATATATTGTTTGTGTCAGTCAGGTGAGAGAACAAGAGGTGCTGAAATGTATCGGCAATTAATTAAAGATTTACCCAATATAAAGAAATATATATCCTCTAATTTGACTGCAACTAAAGTTAATCTTGAATTATATCAATCTGATTCAATTGAAATTATAGATTCTTTGAATAATACTATCAATGAATCCATTGAAAGAAAAATAGAAGGTGATCTATTTGACACTATTGACGAAGCGCTACAAGTAAGGCCTGAAATTTCGAAAGTAGATTTTTACAGACTCCATGCCATGGAATTTAATTGGATCATTTTAGAACCAATATCGCAGATGGTAACTGACTATAATGAAAGACATACGAAAATATTAATAGATTCAATTAAAATAATTTCAGCTGAACAAAAGTTATTATACTTTTGGTGGTATCTGGATGGCCAAGTAGGTAATGGCGGATTCAGTCAATTTATATATAATGGATATGACCGCTACTTTCCAACAATATTAAATGGTTTAAAATTATTACCTAACCAAAGTTATTACAATTTAGTTAAAAGCGTATATAATTACTATTTAAATTCTGATTTACACAATTTCGATAGAAACAACTTAAACTATTTTGAAGATAAATTTTATGAAAATAGTATATTATCATTGGCAGATTCTAAGTACTACAAACTTAGTAAACAATTATATTCAGACATTGAAGAATTCATTAGACTCAATCAATCAAAATTTATTCAGCCAATTGATGAAGATTTTTCAGGCATTGCTGAATATAGAAAGGGAGAAATTTATGAAACTTTAGAAGTAAAAAATGGAATTGCTAATGGGCAATATAATAAATATGAGAATGGAATTATTATTGAAGATATCACATATGCCGATGGTCAAATAAAAAGGGAAAAAATGTATATCAATGGATTGCTTTCAACTGATTATTATATGGATGAAACAGATTTAAATTTAAAGCATTCTTTTGAATATTATCCGAATGGCAATTTAAAACAATATAGAAAGCAATTAGTATCTGACGAACATAATAGTAATCTTATTTTTGAAGATGTATATCATGAAAATAAAATTATAAAATCTGAACATCGATTAGATAATAATAATGTCATTCACATTAAAAAATATTTTACATCCGGAAAAATTAGAAGTTATAGAAAACTGTATAATAGATATGATCCAAACGTAGAAAGATATGATGAATTTATAATATGCTATAATGAAAATGGAAAACAAATACTATTTGAAGGAAATGGAATTTTCGAAGATTTACATGAATATGAATATGGCAAAACTTTCTATAAACATATATATGTATGCAAAAATTATTTAGCACATGGAAAATCTAAACTCTATAAAAATGGAAAATTAAGTTTAGTATCAAACTATATAAATGGCTTTGAAGATGGAATAACCATTGATTATAATGAAGATGGAAAAGAAGAACAAAGAAGGGTCATGAAAAATGGAAAAATGATAAAAAGAATTGAAAGTTAA
- a CDS encoding M15 family metallopeptidase has protein sequence MINRVKGGESSHNFGTVIDVVPIINGNADWNTDWNIIAKIGKELGFSCGGDWKFLKDKPHFEMNFGHSLAELRSRYNQGLIRDRYVILTA, from the coding sequence ATCATAAATAGGGTCAAAGGGGGAGAATCAAGTCATAATTTTGGTACCGTCATCGATGTGGTCCCTATTATAAATGGTAATGCAGACTGGAATACTGACTGGAATATCATAGCCAAAATAGGGAAGGAGTTAGGGTTCTCCTGTGGAGGGGATTGGAAATTCCTCAAAGATAAACCACATTTTGAAATGAATTTTGGCCACAGCTTAGCCGAACTAAGATCTAGATATAATCAAGGGCTTATAAGAGACAGATACGTCATTCTAACAGCCTAA
- a CDS encoding TlpA family protein disulfide reductase codes for MRRIRLICLLCVLFFCYCNNHDHKNISIPTLAGNTINSIDSSASKSSAGKLTMHDVSLDTNDELLPCLIYNKYEGRLVYVDVWATACYGCIAEIPYSKSLQQNMAQKNIAFVYLCCNSKPENWQKVIQDLLLGGDHYFLNQKQSSRLFKEYKILKFPTYLIFNQKGQLVSRDGPSPSSGNIVKYLNQAIPF; via the coding sequence ATGAGAAGAATCCGACTTATATGTTTATTATGTGTTTTGTTTTTTTGTTATTGTAACAATCATGACCATAAGAATATCTCGATCCCTACTTTGGCTGGAAATACCATAAATTCCATCGATAGTTCTGCTAGCAAGTCTTCTGCAGGCAAATTAACGATGCATGATGTATCCTTGGATACGAATGATGAATTATTACCTTGCTTAATTTATAATAAGTACGAAGGCAGATTGGTTTATGTTGATGTTTGGGCAACGGCTTGTTATGGTTGTATTGCGGAAATTCCTTATTCAAAGTCATTACAGCAAAATATGGCTCAAAAGAATATTGCTTTCGTATACCTATGTTGTAATTCTAAACCTGAGAATTGGCAAAAAGTGATTCAAGATCTTCTACTTGGTGGCGATCATTATTTTTTAAACCAAAAACAGTCTTCCCGTTTATTTAAAGAATATAAAATTTTGAAATTTCCTACCTACTTAATTTTTAACCAAAAAGGCCAACTAGTGAGTCGTGATGGCCCCAGTCCAAGTTCTGGTAATATTGTCAAATATTTAAATCAGGCAATTCCATTTTAA
- a CDS encoding SAM-dependent methyltransferase translates to MIQNLDQILQYIQQSFNKHSLIAIHLSHYKGTEANLKRINIRKALVKNEYVLSFTYQYATKDIVKNYTLAESIQWIEGLVKVEGFRLIRVLTLDFDIQLSFMKGGRWDLEKTNPSQNTLPSMNHDKSKKRIIEASQQLYLKQLNITDQNGHVYKSAQDKYKQINHYIEILSTLLKELPNHEVIQVVDMGCGKGYLTFAIYDYLNHILKRPSEVVGVELRKDLVDLCNQIAHDSTYTGLQFKQGSIEAFDIPEINVLIALHACDTATDDAIAKGIKAHADLIVVAPCCHKQIRKEINKNNVSNDLDFLLKHGIFMEREAEMVTDGIRALILEYFGYTTKVIEFISDAHTHKNVMIVGKKNVQKESNQAAIKQKIIDIKSYFGIDHHHLERILD, encoded by the coding sequence ATGATTCAAAATTTAGATCAAATTTTACAATATATTCAGCAGAGTTTTAACAAGCACTCATTAATTGCCATTCATCTTAGTCATTATAAAGGAACGGAGGCTAATCTCAAGCGAATAAATATAAGAAAGGCTTTAGTTAAAAATGAATATGTTCTTAGTTTTACGTATCAATATGCAACTAAAGATATAGTAAAAAATTATACGCTAGCTGAATCTATCCAATGGATCGAAGGTCTGGTAAAAGTAGAAGGGTTTAGGCTGATACGGGTATTAACACTCGATTTTGATATCCAGCTTAGTTTTATGAAAGGTGGGCGTTGGGATTTGGAAAAGACCAATCCCAGTCAAAATACATTGCCTAGCATGAACCATGATAAGTCGAAAAAAAGGATCATTGAAGCAAGCCAGCAATTGTATTTAAAACAATTAAATATTACGGACCAGAATGGTCATGTTTATAAGTCAGCTCAGGATAAATACAAGCAAATCAATCATTACATTGAAATCTTAAGCACTTTGTTGAAAGAACTTCCAAATCATGAAGTAATTCAAGTTGTAGATATGGGTTGCGGCAAAGGTTATTTAACTTTTGCCATTTATGATTATTTAAATCATATCCTAAAAAGACCATCTGAAGTTGTTGGCGTAGAACTGAGGAAGGATCTGGTAGATCTCTGTAATCAAATTGCACATGATTCAACTTATACTGGATTGCAATTTAAACAAGGGTCTATCGAGGCGTTTGATATCCCTGAGATAAATGTTTTAATCGCCCTGCATGCTTGTGATACGGCAACTGATGATGCGATTGCAAAGGGAATAAAAGCTCATGCCGATCTAATAGTTGTAGCGCCTTGTTGTCACAAACAGATTCGCAAAGAAATTAATAAAAATAATGTGAGTAATGACCTTGATTTCCTTTTGAAACATGGAATATTTATGGAGCGCGAAGCAGAAATGGTGACTGATGGAATTCGTGCATTGATTTTAGAATATTTTGGGTATACTACTAAAGTTATTGAATTTATTTCTGATGCACATACCCATAAAAATGTTATGATAGTTGGTAAAAAAAATGTACAAAAGGAATCCAACCAAGCTGCGATCAAACAAAAAATTATTGATATCAAATCATATTTTGGGATTGACCATCATCATTTGGAACGTATATTAGATTAG
- a CDS encoding amino acid permease, giving the protein MSNPKKEEGLKREVDVAGLTLTIVNGTIGAGIFALPAIISIALGAFGIFSYLFCSIMMAAILLCYAEIGSRITTSGGSYAYVEAAFGTFPGYIINWLYFFGWSVLGSAALMNIIADSMATMFPIFYNSLARACFFFIIIGFIVLVNIRGVKQGVNFIKWITIIKLFPLFAIILFGFSKVEASNLYWNELPSLKTFSNTALLLFFAFAGFETSLSVSGEIKNPTRTVPLGILFGGSIVFIIYVLIQTVAQGVIGLQMEAFKAAPLAAVAGQLIGPIGGTILLITAIISTFGNVSADVLSTPRLLFAGANDGIFPKFLTKIHAKFFTPHIAVITYASLIFLFSITGGFKQLASLASGAILIVYLSVILAAIKLRSNPNEDNNKKFKTPGGLIIPFIGIASIIWLLTSLSTIEMISIAIFIALTCVSFLMIKQIQKK; this is encoded by the coding sequence ATGAGTAATCCTAAAAAAGAGGAAGGTTTAAAACGCGAAGTTGATGTAGCTGGGCTTACTTTAACCATAGTCAACGGTACTATCGGCGCTGGGATCTTTGCATTACCTGCTATTATAAGTATAGCATTAGGTGCTTTTGGTATTTTTAGTTATTTGTTTTGCAGTATCATGATGGCCGCTATCCTGTTGTGTTATGCTGAAATAGGAAGTCGTATAACAACAAGTGGAGGCTCATATGCTTATGTTGAGGCTGCGTTCGGAACATTTCCAGGTTATATCATTAATTGGTTATATTTTTTTGGTTGGAGTGTCTTGGGAAGTGCTGCGTTGATGAATATAATTGCTGATTCTATGGCTACCATGTTTCCCATTTTTTATAATTCACTGGCACGAGCTTGTTTCTTTTTTATCATCATAGGATTCATAGTATTGGTCAATATTCGTGGCGTCAAACAAGGCGTTAATTTTATTAAATGGATCACGATCATTAAACTATTTCCATTATTCGCTATTATTCTATTTGGTTTTAGTAAGGTGGAGGCAAGTAATCTATATTGGAACGAATTACCATCATTAAAAACCTTTAGTAACACTGCGCTCTTATTATTTTTTGCATTCGCAGGTTTTGAAACATCACTCAGTGTTAGTGGCGAAATAAAAAATCCAACAAGAACCGTACCCTTAGGTATTTTATTTGGAGGTTCAATAGTTTTCATTATTTATGTGTTGATTCAAACAGTGGCACAAGGTGTAATAGGGTTACAAATGGAAGCATTTAAAGCAGCTCCACTAGCAGCAGTTGCGGGACAGTTGATTGGTCCGATAGGCGGAACAATCTTATTGATAACTGCCATCATATCGACTTTTGGAAATGTCAGTGCCGATGTGTTATCAACACCTAGGTTATTATTTGCTGGTGCGAATGATGGTATATTTCCAAAATTCCTAACTAAAATTCACGCCAAATTTTTCACACCACATATTGCTGTAATTACATATGCAAGTTTGATTTTCCTTTTCTCTATAACTGGTGGATTCAAACAATTGGCCAGTCTGGCGAGTGGCGCTATTTTAATTGTATATCTTTCTGTTATATTAGCGGCTATTAAGTTAAGGAGTAATCCAAATGAAGATAATAATAAAAAATTTAAAACACCCGGAGGGCTCATCATACCCTTTATTGGTATTGCCAGTATTATTTGGTTGTTGACAAGTTTAAGTACAATAGAGATGATATCCATCGCGATTTTCATAGCATTAACTTGTGTGAGCTTTCTAATGATTAAACAAATTCAAAAGAAATAA
- a CDS encoding T9SS type A sorting domain-containing protein has protein sequence MKFNYSQYYLCFFVIIVSVGIFWFARTISKPKENTAEHYPADWFYQQRAFPFDNINYEAYKVALTQAKQFRQNYRANSPLKSWEFIGPVNIGGRITDVEMHASDVQTIYAGTATGGVFKSSNAGTSWLPIFDNESSLSIGDLAVASSDPKVIYVGTGEANAGGGSTTYDGSGVFKSIDAGNSWTYVGLEKIRNTGRIVINPKNVQNVFVAGMGDLYGNSSERGVFRTIDGGAHWEKVLYVSDSTGGIDLVINPKNPNILYAAMWERVRTLNRRTYGGKSCNIYQSLDGGTTWKLHNNGLPISTTNSGRIGLAISESNPDVLYAIYSDKIGYFTGIYKTINGGTSWARVNDSSLSNLFASYGWWFGRISVDPKDPNIIFAIGYELHKSTDGGLTWREIGANIHVDHHSIYVHPKNSNFVVLGNDGGLFISQNAGINWTHMNQLPITQFYTCDVDFKNPNRYYGGAQDNNVIRTTTGKSNDWYDIIGGDGLVVLVDPINNSYIYAESQYGELSKSVDGGTNFKKAKTGINTSDRTNWNTPVVFDPSNPQILYYGTNKMYKSIDRAVTWNVISPDLTNGNGGNNIGTLTCIAVAPGNSSVIYAGTDDGNVWKTTDGGLNWKKISTNLPVRWVTRIAVDFQNPSIAYITLSGFRKNEYLSHLYKTIDGGINWMDLSGNLPEAPLNDIVIDPIDHSTLYVASDVGVYKGSSTGIWSILGDSLPNVPITDLTLHHPTRMLVAATYGRSMYKFDLGIPTYLEDVGNNSGVMQIYPNPIHDKAIINLKINETQKGNLSLYDLSGNKIFEIYQGLLKQGDVDIKWNAKGNNGIPLKSGTYFIRLESAKGNEIKKIQIVN, from the coding sequence ATGAAATTCAATTATTCTCAATATTATCTTTGCTTTTTTGTAATTATTGTTTCAGTAGGCATTTTTTGGTTTGCAAGAACGATTTCTAAACCTAAAGAAAATACCGCAGAACACTACCCTGCCGATTGGTTTTATCAACAACGGGCATTCCCATTTGATAACATCAATTACGAGGCTTATAAAGTAGCATTAACTCAGGCTAAACAATTTAGACAAAACTATAGAGCCAACAGTCCGCTTAAAAGTTGGGAGTTTATTGGGCCTGTTAATATTGGTGGTAGAATTACGGATGTTGAAATGCATGCTTCTGATGTACAAACCATTTATGCTGGAACAGCAACTGGTGGTGTATTCAAGAGCTCCAATGCAGGAACCAGTTGGTTACCTATATTTGATAATGAATCCAGTCTTTCGATTGGTGATTTAGCCGTTGCGTCTTCAGATCCTAAAGTTATTTATGTGGGCACAGGTGAAGCCAATGCGGGTGGTGGTTCAACTACTTATGATGGCTCAGGTGTTTTTAAGTCGATAGATGCAGGTAACTCTTGGACTTATGTTGGCTTAGAGAAGATTAGAAATACGGGTCGTATTGTAATCAATCCTAAAAATGTGCAAAATGTATTTGTGGCCGGGATGGGTGATCTATATGGAAATTCTTCTGAACGAGGTGTTTTTAGAACTATTGATGGTGGTGCACATTGGGAAAAAGTACTTTATGTTTCTGATTCAACAGGAGGAATTGATCTTGTAATAAACCCTAAGAATCCAAATATTTTGTATGCTGCCATGTGGGAGCGAGTGCGGACATTAAATAGGAGAACTTATGGAGGAAAATCTTGTAATATATATCAATCTTTAGATGGAGGGACTACTTGGAAATTACACAACAATGGTTTGCCCATTTCAACCACCAACTCAGGTAGAATCGGATTGGCTATTTCTGAATCTAATCCGGATGTGCTTTATGCCATTTATTCTGATAAAATAGGATATTTTACAGGGATATATAAAACAATTAACGGGGGAACCAGTTGGGCCCGAGTTAATGATTCAAGCCTGAGTAATTTGTTTGCATCCTATGGTTGGTGGTTCGGAAGAATTAGTGTGGATCCAAAAGATCCAAATATTATTTTTGCCATAGGTTATGAGTTGCATAAGTCTACTGATGGTGGGTTGACTTGGCGGGAAATTGGGGCTAATATCCATGTGGATCATCACAGTATTTATGTTCATCCAAAAAATTCAAATTTTGTAGTATTAGGCAACGATGGCGGGCTTTTTATTTCCCAAAATGCAGGGATCAATTGGACCCATATGAATCAATTACCAATTACCCAATTTTATACCTGCGATGTTGATTTTAAAAATCCAAATCGGTATTACGGAGGTGCTCAGGACAATAATGTCATTAGAACGACAACAGGAAAATCTAATGATTGGTATGACATCATTGGTGGAGATGGTCTTGTTGTGCTTGTTGATCCCATAAATAATTCATATATCTATGCAGAAAGTCAGTATGGTGAATTGTCTAAATCTGTTGACGGAGGAACTAATTTTAAAAAAGCTAAAACAGGGATTAATACTTCTGACCGAACCAATTGGAATACACCTGTAGTGTTTGATCCAAGTAATCCTCAGATACTTTATTATGGAACGAATAAAATGTATAAATCTATAGATCGTGCTGTGACTTGGAATGTAATCAGCCCTGATTTGACCAATGGCAATGGAGGCAATAATATTGGTACATTGACTTGTATAGCAGTAGCTCCTGGAAATAGTTCAGTTATTTACGCTGGAACAGATGATGGCAATGTTTGGAAAACAACAGATGGAGGTTTGAATTGGAAAAAAATATCAACCAATTTACCCGTCAGATGGGTAACAAGAATTGCTGTGGATTTTCAGAATCCTTCCATTGCATATATTACATTATCAGGTTTTAGAAAAAACGAATACCTATCACATCTTTATAAAACCATAGATGGTGGTATAAACTGGATGGATTTATCAGGGAATCTGCCTGAAGCCCCACTGAATGATATTGTTATTGATCCGATTGATCATTCAACGCTTTATGTTGCTAGTGATGTTGGAGTATATAAAGGTTCAAGTACCGGAATATGGTCTATTTTGGGCGATTCACTACCTAACGTACCCATTACAGACCTCACACTTCATCATCCAACTCGAATGCTTGTGGCTGCAACATATGGTAGGTCAATGTACAAATTCGATCTTGGTATTCCTACTTATCTTGAAGATGTTGGTAATAATTCGGGGGTTATGCAGATTTATCCAAATCCAATACATGATAAAGCTATTATAAACTTGAAGATAAATGAAACTCAAAAAGGAAATTTATCATTGTATGATCTCTCAGGAAATAAAATTTTTGAAATATATCAAGGGTTATTGAAACAAGGTGATGTGGATATCAAGTGGAATGCTAAAGGCAATAATGGAATTCCACTCAAATCAGGAACCTATTTCATAAGATTGGAAAGCGCTAAAGGAAATGAAATCAAGAAAATTCAAATTGTAAACTAA